The Kaustia mangrovi genome has a segment encoding these proteins:
- a CDS encoding secondary thiamine-phosphate synthase enzyme YjbQ, whose protein sequence is MVDVTDRLVSWLAQERAGDGLLTVFIRHTSASLTIQENADPDVRRDLVDALDRLAPRERTYRHSMEGPDDMPAHIRAALTATSLAIPVMAGRPALGTWQGVYVIEHRDRPHRRELALHFMGHLGGRR, encoded by the coding sequence ATGGTCGATGTCACGGATCGCCTGGTGAGTTGGCTTGCGCAGGAGCGGGCGGGGGACGGTCTTCTCACCGTCTTCATCCGCCATACCTCCGCCTCGCTCACCATTCAGGAGAACGCCGATCCCGACGTCCGGCGCGATCTCGTCGACGCGCTCGACCGGCTCGCCCCGCGCGAGCGCACCTATCGCCATTCCATGGAGGGGCCGGACGACATGCCCGCCCATATCCGCGCTGCCCTGACGGCGACGAGCCTCGCCATTCCGGTCATGGCCGGCCGGCCCGCGCTCGGCACCTGGCAGGGCGTCTATGTGATCGAGCACCGCGACCGTCCGCATCGCCGGGAGCTGGCGCTCCATTTCATGGGGCATCTCGGCGGGCGGCGCTGA
- a CDS encoding MerR family transcriptional regulator, translating to MADIDRPETPHARTYSISELCREFGVSARTLRFYEQKGLLHPGRRGWTRIFSHRDRARLQLILRGKRVGFSLEEIREMLDLYNLRDGQVTQLTVASHKMHERLDGLKRQRVELDDAIAELERALEIVDGMLRERSAQSSDLEPESI from the coding sequence ATGGCGGATATCGACAGGCCCGAGACACCTCACGCCCGCACCTATTCCATCAGCGAGCTGTGCCGGGAGTTCGGCGTGAGCGCGCGCACATTGCGCTTCTACGAACAGAAGGGCCTGCTGCATCCGGGCCGGCGCGGCTGGACGCGCATCTTCAGCCATCGCGACCGCGCGCGCCTCCAGCTCATCCTGCGTGGCAAGCGTGTCGGCTTCTCGCTGGAGGAAATCCGCGAGATGCTCGACCTCTACAATCTGCGCGACGGACAGGTCACCCAGCTCACCGTGGCCTCGCACAAGATGCACGAGCGCCTCGACGGGCTGAAGCGCCAGCGCGTCGAGCTCGACGACGCGATTGCGGAGCTGGAACGCGCGCTGGAGATCGTGGATGGCATGCTGCGCGAGAGGTCCGCTCAATCGAGCGATCTGGAGCCGGAATCGATCTGA
- a CDS encoding peptidoglycan-binding protein encodes MKPGVPWSIKGIEPEAREAAKAQARRAGLTLGEWLNAVILGDADGEETAQARGHDRSPHLSVDSVIDRIARHERQTADAFGGVNTRISGLNDRLARIAEHRPPPRAEDVPGFRALESALQHVVDHMEANERRTRIALDDLDERLDGLSRRMAGHARDGEADAAHALDALDRRLAGVVHRLEAVEAAGRTAQAPESAETAAATRADLRDIERRIHDLAATADGAHDRAEIDGLREEIASLARQLESAREEMAASRELAAVKATLAHISDRVEAMPDAGPVAEMDERLKALARRLESTLEAHDNRPLDEISNRIHALEGRVSSALAAAQDAGDRSALDGEVARLSERLATMEDRLDTVAELPARFDTLAAELRQSHETARQIAEQTAREALAAQADKPAAEPEALRTVQEDLAAVRDGARASDRRAQETLDAVQATLKTITDRLGVLEAQRAAQPPADGPSSSDDRDLPETVRNLRLPPLGAEDGDDADEEGTPTQPATGEVVAARGAPPPPPAEPETKTDAEGEGPKAGETGLDEGRGTGGDMQSVSRHEDFIAAARRAAQASAHDPRRPRSRFNPFGLLKGRDRADEPLSGGEEATADEAAGPEKAGKAVEQARPGGRGPLIIAGAALLVAAASGYAVLSGRIDLTALAGAAFDRIVDTAPAKADRAERTAAEPARPTPTSDPIATGSIDPETRAQAPAGEPVMSARPAMGSAGKADRGKTGPQTAVDRPVLPAAIGPKGLRDAALNGDPAAQYIVATRFLEGKVVARDEARAARWYERAADQDLAPAQYRLATMYEKGRGVPADLAAAQHWYERAAKRGNAMAMHNLAVLYAGAKPGDPALANAAYWFGRAAALGLKDSQYNLAILYQRGVGVERDPAAAYHWFAIAAARGDKDAATQAKALEEQLAPDELAELNETVEAWEPREQDASANTVIAPVGAWAASAPADSGETDAPLSDRERIREAQALLNGLGFDAGTPDGVMGAGTANAVRLFQLQNGLEVNGTLTAGVLERLRNARG; translated from the coding sequence ATGAAGCCGGGTGTGCCCTGGAGCATCAAAGGGATCGAGCCGGAGGCCCGCGAGGCGGCGAAGGCGCAGGCCCGCAGGGCCGGCCTCACGCTCGGCGAATGGCTGAACGCCGTCATTCTCGGGGACGCCGACGGCGAGGAGACCGCCCAGGCGCGCGGTCACGACCGCAGCCCCCATCTTTCCGTCGACAGCGTGATCGACCGGATCGCCCGGCATGAGCGGCAGACGGCGGACGCCTTCGGCGGCGTCAATACCCGCATATCCGGCCTCAACGACCGTCTGGCCCGGATCGCCGAGCACCGTCCGCCCCCGAGGGCGGAGGACGTGCCGGGTTTCCGCGCGCTGGAAAGCGCGCTGCAACACGTCGTCGACCATATGGAAGCCAATGAGCGCCGGACGCGCATCGCGCTCGACGACCTCGACGAGCGGCTGGACGGGCTTTCCCGGCGCATGGCCGGACATGCGCGCGACGGCGAAGCCGATGCGGCGCACGCGCTCGACGCCCTCGACCGGCGCCTTGCCGGGGTCGTCCACCGCCTCGAGGCGGTGGAAGCGGCCGGCCGGACTGCGCAGGCGCCGGAGAGCGCCGAGACCGCGGCGGCGACCCGCGCGGATCTGCGCGACATCGAGCGCAGGATCCACGACCTCGCCGCAACGGCCGACGGCGCGCACGACCGTGCCGAGATCGACGGCTTGCGCGAGGAGATCGCGAGCCTTGCCCGCCAGCTCGAGAGCGCACGCGAGGAGATGGCCGCAAGCCGCGAGCTCGCCGCGGTCAAGGCGACGCTCGCCCATATCAGCGACCGCGTGGAGGCCATGCCGGACGCCGGGCCCGTGGCGGAGATGGACGAACGCCTCAAGGCGCTCGCCCGCCGCCTCGAAAGCACGCTCGAAGCCCATGACAACCGGCCCCTAGACGAGATTTCCAACCGGATCCATGCCCTGGAGGGGCGCGTCTCCTCTGCGCTCGCCGCCGCACAGGACGCCGGCGACCGGTCCGCGCTCGACGGGGAGGTCGCCCGCCTGTCTGAGCGGCTGGCGACCATGGAGGACCGGCTCGACACGGTCGCCGAACTCCCGGCCCGGTTCGACACGCTCGCAGCCGAGCTCCGGCAGTCGCACGAGACGGCCCGGCAGATCGCCGAGCAGACCGCGCGCGAGGCGCTCGCCGCCCAGGCGGACAAGCCCGCCGCCGAGCCCGAGGCGCTGCGCACGGTGCAGGAGGACCTCGCCGCGGTGCGCGACGGCGCGCGTGCCAGCGACCGGCGCGCGCAGGAAACGCTGGACGCGGTCCAGGCCACGCTGAAGACGATTACCGACCGGCTAGGTGTCCTGGAGGCACAGCGTGCCGCGCAGCCGCCGGCGGACGGACCGTCCTCCAGCGACGACCGCGACCTGCCCGAGACCGTGCGCAATCTGCGCCTGCCCCCGCTCGGCGCGGAAGACGGCGACGACGCGGACGAGGAAGGGACCCCCACCCAGCCCGCCACCGGCGAGGTGGTCGCCGCACGCGGCGCGCCGCCACCGCCGCCCGCCGAACCGGAAACGAAAACGGATGCGGAAGGGGAAGGGCCGAAGGCCGGGGAAACCGGACTGGACGAGGGCCGCGGGACCGGCGGCGACATGCAGTCCGTCTCTCGCCATGAGGATTTCATCGCCGCCGCGCGCCGCGCCGCCCAGGCCTCCGCCCACGATCCGCGCAGGCCGAGATCGCGCTTCAATCCCTTCGGCCTCCTCAAGGGCCGCGACAGGGCGGACGAGCCGCTGTCCGGCGGAGAGGAGGCGACCGCGGACGAGGCGGCCGGACCAGAGAAGGCCGGCAAGGCGGTCGAGCAGGCCCGGCCCGGCGGACGCGGGCCGCTCATCATCGCCGGCGCGGCGCTGCTCGTCGCCGCGGCCTCGGGCTATGCCGTCCTGTCCGGGCGGATCGACCTCACCGCCCTTGCCGGCGCGGCCTTCGACAGGATCGTCGATACCGCGCCCGCCAAGGCGGACCGGGCGGAGCGCACCGCCGCCGAACCCGCAAGGCCGACGCCGACCAGCGATCCCATCGCCACCGGGTCGATCGATCCCGAGACCCGCGCGCAAGCCCCGGCGGGCGAGCCCGTCATGTCGGCCCGGCCGGCCATGGGCTCTGCCGGCAAGGCCGACCGTGGCAAGACCGGCCCCCAGACGGCCGTCGACCGGCCCGTGCTGCCGGCGGCGATAGGCCCCAAGGGCCTGCGCGACGCCGCGCTCAATGGCGACCCGGCGGCGCAATATATCGTCGCGACCCGCTTCCTGGAGGGCAAGGTCGTGGCGCGCGACGAGGCGCGGGCCGCACGCTGGTACGAACGCGCGGCCGACCAGGACCTCGCCCCGGCCCAGTACCGGCTCGCCACCATGTACGAGAAGGGCCGAGGCGTGCCTGCCGATCTCGCAGCGGCGCAGCACTGGTACGAGCGCGCCGCCAAGCGGGGCAACGCCATGGCCATGCACAATCTCGCCGTGCTCTATGCCGGTGCGAAGCCCGGCGACCCGGCGCTGGCGAACGCGGCCTACTGGTTCGGCCGGGCCGCCGCCCTCGGCCTCAAGGACAGCCAGTACAATCTCGCCATCCTCTATCAGCGCGGTGTCGGCGTGGAGCGAGACCCGGCGGCGGCCTATCACTGGTTCGCCATCGCCGCCGCGCGGGGCGACAAGGACGCCGCCACCCAGGCCAAAGCGCTGGAGGAACAGCTCGCCCCGGACGAGCTCGCCGAGCTGAACGAGACGGTCGAGGCCTGGGAGCCGCGCGAGCAGGACGCAAGCGCCAATACCGTCATCGCGCCCGTCGGCGCCTGGGCGGCCTCCGCACCGGCGGACAGCGGAGAAACGGACGCCCCCTTGAGCGACCGCGAGCGGATCAGGGAAGCCCAGGCCCTGCTCAACGGGCTCGGCTTCGACGCCGGCACGCCGGACGGGGTGATGGGCGCCGGCACGGCCAATGCCGTGCGTCTCTTCCAGCTCCAGAACGGCCTGGAGGTCAATGGCACATTGACCGCCGGCGTGCTCGAACGGCTGCGCAACGCCCGGGGCTGA
- a CDS encoding acyl-CoA dehydrogenase family protein, protein MSVLDVARPGWMGEDLEILAEASARFLARECVPHYERWEEAGIVDREAWEKAGAAGLLCAEVPEAYGGPGGSFAHDAVITHQIGLAGVDGFGIALHSAIVAPYILNYGSEDQKRRWLPRMVSGELIGAIAMTEPAAGSDLQGVTTTARRDGNQYVLSGQKTFITNGQNANLIVVVAKTDPSMGAKGTSLFVVETDGAEGFRRGRNLDKIGLKANDTSELFFDDVRVPADSLLGPEEGQGFTQLMEQLPQERLLIAIQAMGRIERALAVTLDYVQQRKAFGERIVDFQNSRFTLAEAKTKATVAKVFVDHCTGLLLDGALDTATASMAKYWLTDLQCAIIDDCLQLHGGYGYMNEYPIARMYRDARVERIYGGSNEIMKVLISRTL, encoded by the coding sequence ATGAGCGTTCTCGACGTCGCCAGGCCCGGCTGGATGGGCGAGGATCTGGAGATCCTCGCAGAGGCCTCCGCCCGTTTCCTCGCGCGCGAATGCGTGCCGCACTACGAGCGTTGGGAGGAGGCCGGCATCGTCGACCGCGAGGCCTGGGAGAAGGCCGGCGCGGCGGGGCTTCTGTGCGCGGAGGTGCCCGAGGCCTATGGCGGACCGGGCGGCAGTTTCGCCCACGATGCGGTGATCACCCACCAGATCGGGCTGGCCGGCGTCGACGGCTTCGGCATCGCGCTCCACAGCGCCATCGTCGCCCCCTACATCCTCAATTACGGTTCGGAAGACCAGAAGAGGCGCTGGTTGCCACGCATGGTCTCGGGCGAGCTGATCGGTGCCATCGCGATGACGGAGCCCGCGGCCGGGTCCGACCTCCAGGGGGTCACGACGACCGCGCGCCGAGACGGCAACCAATATGTCCTGTCCGGCCAGAAGACCTTCATCACCAACGGGCAGAACGCCAATCTCATCGTCGTCGTGGCCAAGACCGACCCGTCGATGGGCGCGAAGGGCACCTCGCTCTTCGTGGTGGAGACCGACGGGGCGGAGGGCTTCCGGCGCGGGCGCAATCTCGACAAGATCGGGCTGAAGGCGAACGACACCTCCGAGCTCTTCTTCGACGATGTCCGCGTGCCCGCCGACAGCCTGCTGGGGCCGGAGGAGGGCCAGGGCTTTACCCAGCTCATGGAGCAGCTTCCCCAGGAACGCCTGCTGATCGCCATCCAGGCCATGGGCCGGATCGAGCGCGCGCTCGCCGTGACGCTCGACTATGTGCAGCAGCGCAAGGCATTCGGCGAACGCATCGTCGATTTCCAGAACAGCCGCTTCACGCTCGCCGAGGCCAAGACGAAGGCGACGGTGGCGAAGGTGTTCGTCGATCACTGCACGGGGCTCCTGCTCGACGGCGCACTCGACACCGCGACCGCCTCCATGGCGAAGTACTGGCTGACCGACCTGCAATGCGCCATCATCGACGATTGCCTCCAGCTCCATGGCGGCTACGGCTACATGAACGAGTATCCGATTGCGCGCATGTACCGCGACGCCCGCGTGGAGCGCATCTATGGCGGCTCCAACGAGATCATGAAGGTCCTGATCTCGCGGACGCTTTAG
- a CDS encoding glutathione S-transferase family protein, giving the protein MSDFTLYCFAQSGNAYKAALMLSLCGADWTPRFVDFFNGEARTPDYRAINEMGEVPVLVHGGRTLSQSGVILDYLAELFGRFGPADSDERREILRWILFDNHKLTSYVATYRFLRTFAKERDPAVMEFLRGRAHAALGILDGHLEGRSFVALDRLTVADLSLCGYLYWPDEIGVDWAGDYPNIERWLARIAQEPGWVHPYELMPGHPLPAGA; this is encoded by the coding sequence ATGAGCGACTTCACGCTTTACTGCTTCGCCCAGTCCGGCAATGCCTACAAGGCGGCGCTGATGCTCTCCCTGTGCGGCGCGGACTGGACGCCGCGCTTCGTCGACTTCTTCAATGGCGAGGCCCGCACGCCCGACTATCGCGCGATCAACGAGATGGGCGAGGTGCCCGTGCTCGTCCATGGCGGGCGAACCCTGTCGCAGTCGGGCGTGATCCTCGACTATCTGGCCGAGCTCTTCGGCCGGTTCGGGCCCGCCGACAGCGACGAGCGGCGCGAGATCCTGCGCTGGATCCTGTTCGACAACCACAAGCTCACCAGCTATGTCGCGACCTACCGCTTCCTGAGGACCTTCGCGAAGGAGCGCGATCCGGCGGTGATGGAATTCCTGCGGGGGCGGGCCCACGCCGCGCTCGGAATTCTTGACGGCCATCTCGAGGGGCGCAGCTTCGTCGCGCTCGACCGGCTGACCGTGGCCGACCTCTCGCTGTGCGGCTATCTCTACTGGCCCGACGAGATCGGCGTCGACTGGGCGGGCGACTATCCCAATATCGAGCGCTGGCTTGCGCGCATCGCGCAGGAGCCCGGCTGGGTGCATCCCTATGAGCTCATGCCGGGCCATCCCCTGCCCGCTGGTGCGTGA
- a CDS encoding response regulator, translated as MADYRIVIADDHPLFRDALKQALTALYRDIHIAEAGSLEEAVRLLDAAEEPYDLVLLDLKMPGVQGLSGLVFLRAQFPDMPVVVVSATEDAAVIRRALDLGASGFIPKSTPVDTIRSGIAAVLAGDIWVPGDMALAGRPDSEIDMLAARLATLTPQQARVLMMLREGLLNKQIAYELSVSEATVKAHVSAILQKLGVESRTQAVIAASRIDGEQWAS; from the coding sequence ATGGCGGATTATCGAATCGTCATCGCCGATGACCATCCGCTCTTCAGGGATGCACTCAAGCAGGCGCTGACCGCGCTCTATCGCGACATCCACATCGCGGAGGCCGGGAGCCTGGAGGAGGCCGTGCGCCTGCTCGATGCGGCGGAGGAGCCGTACGACCTGGTGCTTCTCGACCTCAAGATGCCCGGCGTTCAGGGACTGTCCGGCCTCGTCTTCCTGCGCGCGCAGTTCCCCGACATGCCCGTGGTCGTCGTCTCCGCCACGGAGGACGCGGCCGTGATCCGCAGGGCGCTCGACCTCGGCGCCTCCGGCTTCATTCCGAAGTCGACGCCCGTCGACACGATCCGCTCCGGCATTGCCGCCGTGCTCGCAGGCGATATCTGGGTGCCGGGCGACATGGCGCTCGCGGGCCGGCCAGACAGCGAGATCGATATGCTCGCCGCGCGGCTGGCGACCCTGACCCCGCAGCAGGCGCGCGTCCTGATGATGCTGCGCGAGGGGCTGCTCAACAAGCAGATCGCCTATGAGCTCAGCGTTTCGGAGGCGACCGTGAAGGCCCATGTCTCCGCCATCCTCCAGAAGCTCGGCGTGGAAAGCCGCACCCAGGCCGTGATCGCCGCGAGCCGGATCGACGGGGAGCAGTGGGCAAGCTGA